Part of the Musa acuminata AAA Group cultivar baxijiao chromosome BXJ2-7, Cavendish_Baxijiao_AAA, whole genome shotgun sequence genome is shown below.
TCACTTTAACTTCTTTTGTGGAGAGCAAATGGGATTGCGAGGAACGCATTCTGACAGACGACAAACAACcgaaatattatgttatggtgTATTTAGTAAATGTTATCTCTAATGCATACCATCCTCCATAGTTCGGCCGATTTCTTTGCTTATCCCCATGTCTTCTGCTGTTAATCTTCATTTGGTCTTGTGCTTGTTATGGGACCCAAACCCCCCAACCCCCACCCTCCCTCCCCCTTTTTGGTGTTTGTCACCTGAAAATTCTGTCTTGATGTGCCCTCCGTTCCTCCTGAGGAATTTGGAGTGGGAACCGAGCTGAGTGCTCCATCGTGCGGTTCTTGCCTCTTTAGATTGTCCTTGGATCATTCTGCATGGGATTTCCACTAGAAAACTTCTTTTTTTGCTTGTGAATTTTCCTTctttcatgatattattatttttatgtgtCAATCCACCTTACTAGTGTGGAGTCTTTCTGTGTCAGATTTGTGGTGATGCTGCTGTTGCCACAAATAGGTCGTTTCTGATTCATGAACTCATCAATGTGGTTTCATTTGAAGGAGGCAGTGAATGGATATAGGTGGAGTTGAGCACCGAGGGCATTTGGCACAGCAGAAGACATCTTGGACAGAAGATAAGCATAGGTTGCCATTGCTCCCTTCCAAGAAGAACAATGACATTTCTGCCACCTGCAAGCCCAAGAATGTTGCTTCTAGGTACAAGTCTGGGATCTCATCTACCCCTGTTTTAACTCCTAGTTCACCAAGACGACACCCCTCTCCAAATGCCAGTCACACATCTCCTGCACCTGCGGTGTCACTGCCTAAGCGACCCCAATCTGCTGAGAGGAGACGACCAACAACCCCTTCATCGAGGTTCTCTGCACCCTCATCCCCTTCTAGTTCTTCTACACCCTCTTCCCCATCTTCTAGATCAACAACACCAGCACATGATATGGTGGCGGAAATTCACAGCACCACGTGGCGCTTACTCAGCAACAGGACTCCTGATGGTTTGTGGCCATCAATGCGGAGCCTGTCTTCCTCATTCCAGTCAGAATCTCCCATAATTTCTgttagtaaaaaagaaaaagtggTTGTGAATTCCTCAGAGAAAACAATTAAGTCTCCGGCCAATATAGTAATTGAGAGAAAGAGGACTCCTCTGAGAGGAAGAAACTCATCTGACCAATCAGAGAATTCTAAACCATTGGATAACTCAAATGCAAGGGTCATTGATCAATGTCGGTGGCCTGGGATTCTGGGAGGAAGGTCATCTGCTAATGGCTTGTCAAGAAGTGTGGATCTCTCTGATAGGTCTAGTAGATCTGCATCTTTAACAGTTGCATCACGGGGGGTCTCCCCAAAGAGAACGAATCCGTCATCTGATAGTGCAACTAGAGTTCCCCAGCCATCTTTAAGTGAGGTTACGGCGCGAGTATTTAATGATGGTGGTGGAAGAGCAGAGCAGTGTGTGAAATCAGTTGTAAAGTCCTCTTCACAAATTTCCATGAGATATTCATCAGTAACACGGTCAAATAAGACTCAGTCATCGCCAGTCCCAGGTTTGCGTAGCCTTTCTTCACCGAGTAAGGTTTTGTCAACATCAACATCATCATATACTGCTAGGGGTATGTCAAGTCCTTCAAGGACAAGACCATCTACTCCGGTCTCATCATCTAGCAACGTTACTAGCAGAATGGTTGGCACATCCTCTGTCCTTAACTACAGTGTTGATGTgcgaaaaggaaagaagaatagAAATCACATAGAAGATGCTCATCAGCTAAAGCTGCTTTATAATGCAAACTTGCGGTGGTGCTTTGTCAACGCTCGAGCAGACAAGACACTATTGGTTCAGAAAATGAAGACAGAGGTATTATTAGTTCTATCCAAGGAAGAATGACTTGTTAGGATGAAATACAAAGTTCTGCTTGATAGAATACGTTACTCTTGTTTCTGACATCTCTTTTACACATTATGTTATGCATAAAATATTCGAGCAGATTTCTAAGGCAAGATGAATGTTTGAGTGTTTAGATATTTGGCAGACAATGTGATGCCATTATTCCTTTAGCacactttcttttcttgttttgcaAATTTCATTCTTGTTGGCATTTTTCTGATCAATCGGACATTAGTATATGCTGAGGGCGACTAAGAAGAAATATGCTCACTTTGACATTCCTTAATAATTTATACATAATAGAGTTTAGGTGATAAGCATAGACCAACATGTTATTGTTAGTAGGAAGTAACAAGAAATTGGATGAATTGCAACTTTTGCTTGTTTTGAGAATTAATCTTTTCCTTTTCTTATGTTGTTATTTTTATGCCCATGATATTGTACTAAATTACCTTAGTCAAAGTCTCTCTTGGTATATCTTGGTTAACATGGTTATCTTACTGTTGATCAAAAAACAGAATGTTCTTCACAGTGTGTGGAATAGaatttcaaaattgcatgatcctGTGATCTTGAAAAGAATTGATGTGCAGCGTCTGCAGCTGGAAATGAAGTTGCGTATAATTTTGAAAGAACAGGTACAATTTGGTTCATTCAGTTCTATCACCTCATTCATCATGGCACTTATAGCCAATGTGGAATTGAATAAACACAGGATATtaccattttttattcatcatctgATGTTTTGTGTATAGCCAATGTCTTATTAGAACTgcagctttt
Proteins encoded:
- the LOC135617289 gene encoding AUGMIN subunit 8-like, translated to MDIGGVEHRGHLAQQKTSWTEDKHRLPLLPSKKNNDISATCKPKNVASRYKSGISSTPVLTPSSPRRHPSPNASHTSPAPAVSLPKRPQSAERRRPTTPSSRFSAPSSPSSSSTPSSPSSRSTTPAHDMVAEIHSTTWRLLSNRTPDGLWPSMRSLSSSFQSESPIISVSKKEKVVVNSSEKTIKSPANIVIERKRTPLRGRNSSDQSENSKPLDNSNARVIDQCRWPGILGGRSSANGLSRSVDLSDRSSRSASLTVASRGVSPKRTNPSSDSATRVPQPSLSEVTARVFNDGGGRAEQCVKSVVKSSSQISMRYSSVTRSNKTQSSPVPGLRSLSSPSKVLSTSTSSYTARGMSSPSRTRPSTPVSSSSNVTSRMVGTSSVLNYSVDVRKGKKNRNHIEDAHQLKLLYNANLRWCFVNARADKTLLVQKMKTENVLHSVWNRISKLHDPVILKRIDVQRLQLEMKLRIILKEQMAYLERWVALEREHCSSLSGAVEALNASTLRLPITGGAKAAVVDVKNAVSSAVDVMQAMGSSIAHLLSKVEGTKSLVSELSTIAAREKSMLDDCRDLLASTAAMQVQESSLRTHIIQLKQDAHEPD